Genomic DNA from Candidatus Poribacteria bacterium:
TTCGCAGCAATTAGCACGGCTTTGCATATTCCGCTGACGTTAATGCTTATCGGTATTGTGCTTCGCGGCACGGCGTTTGTGTTTCGCACCTATGATGTTCAATCGGATACAACACATCGCCGTTGGAGTCGGGTATTTGCCGTTGCGAGTGTCATCACTCCTGTGATGTTAGGGGTTACGTTAGGCGCGGTTGCGTCCGGCACGATTCACGTTGATGTGGAAAGTGGACAGGTAGAGACCGATTTCATCTCGGCGTGGTTTGCGCCCTTCCCCTTTGCGATCGGTTTTTTCGCCTTGACGCTGTGTGCTTTGCTTGCATCGGTGTATCTCACCCTTGAGACCGAAGATCCGGCGTTACGGGAAGATTTTCGGCGACGCGCCCTCATCGCGGCAGTGAGTGTTGGCGCGATGGCCGGACTAAGTTTTCTCTTATCTGCTGACGGAGCACCCGCCATTCGACGTGGACTCGGTAGCGCGCCATGGTCAATCCCTTTTCAAATTTTGACGGGCGCGGTTGCATTGTGGGCGATCTGGACAATTTGGAAACGTCAATTTCGACGTGCGTGTATCCTCGTTCCGATACAGGTTACACTCATCGTTTCCGGTTGGGGATTGGCACAGTATCCGTATCTCGTCACGCCGGACTTAACCTTTTCAAATACAGCCGCTCCGGATGCCGTGCTGCGTCCATTGCTGATTGTGCTGGTTGCAGGTGGGGTCTTGTTGGTGCCTGCGTTCTGGTATCTCTACGCCGTATTTAAGGGCACTACGCGGAAGACAACATGAGGGCAACGCAGGTTGATACCTCTCCAAAAACCTAAGATCAGTAGTAGATTCATGCAAAGGGACTCTGGTTCATCTCCTCTCTTGCGAAAGGAGAGCTTATGCACAATACAATCATTTATAGGTACTGGCAACCCGGCGATGATGACGCGATCTTGGCGTTTCGACCGAATATCAACGAAAATTGGTTCCGGCATAAGTTTGACGATGAGGACCTTGAACCTGAAGGGATTCGTTTGGCATTTCTCGGTGAAAGACTTGTTGGACATGTAATGGGTGAACGCACGACACTCTGTATAGAAGGAAAGGTCCAGAAATTCGGAGAGGTTACGGATGTCTTTGTTGCTCCAGACATGCGCCGACAAGGTATTGCAACCCGCCTGATGCAAGAGGGGCACGCCTACTTTGAAAGGAAAGGTTATCGCGGAAGTATCCTTGACCCAGATACGGAGGCCTCTCGTCAGTTATATCAAAAACTCGGATATCAGGAGGTTACCGGAAGCGACTTACTTTTCCTTGACTTCTCCCTTATTTCCTGCTAAACTTAAAGCAATTATGGGATGTTCGTTATTGCCTATATAACTCAGGTTGCCATCTTTGTAGCATAACCTGTTAGGTTGTGCCTTTAAGCGCGCAGACTCTCACTGCGAAGCAAGTCTACGCTACTAAATCCACGCAGATTTCGATCGATGCATTGAAACAACACTCAAAAAATTATATCTTTCTTACAGTTTCGGTGCTGTTGTGCCTCTTTATCTTAGCCGAGGTCAACTATCCGCAGCTGACACCGCAATCAGAGTTAGCACTCTTTGCGATGCTGGGGTTAATAGTGGTATTTCTGAGATACCCTGTTCATCCACGTTTTGCGAACAATCGTGCTTTCCGGCTTTTGGATGTGGTGTTAATAGGCAGTGTGATTGTCTGTTTCGGCTACGTTCTGGGTCAGACAGAACCGATTTTTCAGGCGTTCTGGTTAGACGGCAAGTCCCTCGGGGACCGGGCGGGAGCAGAATTGACACTGGATTACATCATCGGCGGGCTCGGACTTCTCTTAATCTTAGAGGCGACCCGCCGTTCTATTGGGATAACGCTTCCACTCCTCTCTCTCGCATTTCTTCTCTATGCCGGCTTTGGACAGTTTATGCCGGATTGGCTGTTCCCGCATCGCGGATACTCTGTGCAGCGCATCGTCAGCCAGACATTTTTACACAGTCAAGGCGCGTTTGGCATCGCACTTCGGGTGATGTTCACCTATGTTTTTCTGTTTGTGTTGTTTGGTGCATTGTTGGAGCGAACAGGAGCAATTAATTATGTCTTGGATTTGGCAAGACGCGTATTCGGTTCGAGTACGGGGGCACCAGCGAAGGTCGCTGTCCTGAGTAGCGGCATGATGGGATCACTATCGGGTTCGGCTGTAGCGAACACGGCAACGACCGGCACATTCACGATTCCGTTGATGCAGCGCGCTGGGTTTCAACCCGCGATAGCAGGCGGAATTGAAGCCGCGGCGAGTTCTGGGGGCGCGTTGGTTCCGCCTATTATGGGTGCAGCGGCGTATATGATGCTGGAAATCGTAGAGCCTGCTGTTACGTATCTGGAGATTATTAAGGCGGCACTCCTCCCAGCGGTTCTTTACTATACCGGAATGCTGTGTATGGTACACTTCGCCGCGAAAAGTCGTAGGTATGCGCCGGGTGCAGTTCACAGTTCTGAAGAAGCGTTTTCGGGGTTGGAAACCACTCCTACGCAGGAAGAGAAGCACGGGAAATTTCTGACACTACAAGGGGGTATCTTTCTCGCTGCGTTTATTACGCTCATCGGGGTGCTGCTGATGGGGGCTACGGCGTTCCGCGCAGTGAGTTGGAGCCTGTTGATAGTTACCGCGATAAGCCTATTGGATTTCTTAGTCCGCCGGATTCGTGGACAGGACGCTGTCGCTGAAACTGGCGTTTCGGATTTATTGAAAGGGGTAAACTTCTTAATATCGCCGTGTGAGCGAGCAGCGCAGAGCGGTGTGTCGTTGATTGCGGCTGCAGCATGCGTTGGTATCATCTTAGGTGTGGTGACGCTAACGGGTATCGGTGGCAAGTTGCCGTCGGTCCTCTTGCCGCTTGCATCTACAAACCTGATGTTGGCACTGTTCTTTCTCATGATTTCAACGATTATTCTGGGAATGGGGTTGCCTTCATCGGTCTGTTATCTGCTCATGGCGATCTTAGTGGGTCCCGTGCTTCTGGACTTGGGAGTCGTGCCACTTGCGGCGCACTTTTTCATTTTCTATTTCGGGATGATGTCGATGGTGACCCCACCTGTCGCATTAGCGGCGTATGCAGCATCTGCCATCGCGGGTTCAGGAATCATGGCGACGGGGTTCGCGGCGTTCAGGTTCGCGCTCGTCGGTTTCGCGCTGCCTTACGCCTTTGTTTTGAGACCCGCACTGCTCTGGCTCAGTGAGAGTGGTGGGACACCAGATGTATGGACGGTTTTCGTGAATTTTTCGCTGACACTCATCGGGACAGTTATCTTGGCAACTGCTATCGCGGGTTATATTTTTAACAAATTATCAGTTTGGGCGCGCTGCGTCCTATTTGTTTCGGCATTCATTCTCTTTTTTGCGCCGACGGGTATGCAATTTGTATGGATCCATGCGATTGTAGTACTTGCGAGTGTTGCCATTTTCTACTTTAATAGCCGTCAGCCATCAGCGGTCAGCAGTCAGTAGGCGTGTGGCACACAGAGTGCCGTAATATCCAACTACTGAAAACCGATGTTTGAAAGTTGATAAACACAAAAAAGGGAGGGACATCGTGAAGCGTCCGATTAGATGGCTGTTATACTGTTTACTCGTGCTATTGTTCCTACTTCACAACGATTTTTGGCTCTGGGAAAACCCGCAGCTTGTTTTAGGGATACCGGTAGGGTTGCTCTATCATATAGGGTTTTGCGTTGTAGCGACGTTGCTGATGGCGGCTTTCGTTAAAGCGCAAGGAGATTGGGGGGAACGATGAGCCTTGCCGTCATTTTTATATACCTCGTGATGGTCTTGGTTCTCGGTGCGCTGAGCCATAAGCTTTTCCGAAATACCGGAGAAGATTATTTTGTCGCGAGTCGGACGATTAATTGGTTTATCCTATTGATGACGCTGTTCGGCACGAACATGACGGCGTTCTCAATCCTCGGCGCGTCGGGTGAAGCCTATCATAGAGGTATCGGTGTTTTTGCGCTGATGGCTTCTTCCTCGGCGATAGTCGTGCCGTGTGTGTTCCTCTTTATTGGGACGCGTCTCTGGCGACTTGGAAAGCGGTTTGGCTACGTAACACAGGTGCAGTACTTCCGAGATCGGTGGGAGTCCGATGGTTTAGGACTGCTCCTCTTCATCGTGTTTGTATTGCTGCTTATCCCGTATCTGCTGATCGGTGTGATGGGCGGTGGGGGGACATTGGCGACACTCACGGATGGTCAAATTCCACAATGGCTCGGTGGTTTACTCATTTGTGCTGTCGTTCTTTGTTACGTTACCTACAGCGGTATGCGAGGGACTGCCTGGGTCAACACATTCCAAACACTCGTTTTCATGACCCTCGGAGGTATCACTTTTTTTGTTATCACCAGTCGGATGGGTGGGTTTTCAAATGCTATTTCTAAGGTGGACATGGGTTTACTGATGCAGGCAGAGCATATTAAGCCTTTGGAACTCTTGACGTATCTCTGTGTTCCGCTCTGTGTCGGTATGTTTCCACATATCTTTTCGCATTTCCTAACGGCGAGAGATGTCCAAACGTTCCGGTATGCGATTATTTTGTATCCGTTGTGTATTGCGATTGTATGGATTCCGAGTGTGTTACTGGGCATACTCGGAAACGTAGATGTCCCAGGTTTGCAGGGGGCACAGGCGAACAATGTGCTGATTCAGATGATTCACATACACGCCCCTGGCGTTTTAGCCGGATTTTTAGGCGCAGGGGTCTTCGCGGCGATTATGTCATCGTTGGATTCGCAATCACTGGCTATTGGAAGTATGTTCACGCACGATATTGTAGGACATTATCGTCAGAAGGCGTTTTCAGAGAGACAACGGGTGTGGGTAGGACGACTGTTTGTGAGCGGTGTACTTTGCGTTACCTATCTCATCTCGCTCATCGCGACACCGAGTATTTTTAGACTGGCTGTTTGG
This window encodes:
- a CDS encoding cytochrome d ubiquinol oxidase subunit II — protein: MLTLEFCIACVMLISLIIYMLTGGADFGGGIWDLFATGRRAKAQRSLIAQAIAPIWEANHVWLIVIVVLLFVAFPVAFAAISTALHIPLTLMLIGIVLRGTAFVFRTYDVQSDTTHRRWSRVFAVASVITPVMLGVTLGAVASGTIHVDVESGQVETDFISAWFAPFPFAIGFFALTLCALLASVYLTLETEDPALREDFRRRALIAAVSVGAMAGLSFLLSADGAPAIRRGLGSAPWSIPFQILTGAVALWAIWTIWKRQFRRACILVPIQVTLIVSGWGLAQYPYLVTPDLTFSNTAAPDAVLRPLLIVLVAGGVLLVPAFWYLYAVFKGTTRKTT
- a CDS encoding GNAT family N-acetyltransferase, coding for MHNTIIYRYWQPGDDDAILAFRPNINENWFRHKFDDEDLEPEGIRLAFLGERLVGHVMGERTTLCIEGKVQKFGEVTDVFVAPDMRRQGIATRLMQEGHAYFERKGYRGSILDPDTEASRQLYQKLGYQEVTGSDLLFLDFSLISC
- a CDS encoding TRAP transporter fused permease subunit, translating into MKQHSKNYIFLTVSVLLCLFILAEVNYPQLTPQSELALFAMLGLIVVFLRYPVHPRFANNRAFRLLDVVLIGSVIVCFGYVLGQTEPIFQAFWLDGKSLGDRAGAELTLDYIIGGLGLLLILEATRRSIGITLPLLSLAFLLYAGFGQFMPDWLFPHRGYSVQRIVSQTFLHSQGAFGIALRVMFTYVFLFVLFGALLERTGAINYVLDLARRVFGSSTGAPAKVAVLSSGMMGSLSGSAVANTATTGTFTIPLMQRAGFQPAIAGGIEAAASSGGALVPPIMGAAAYMMLEIVEPAVTYLEIIKAALLPAVLYYTGMLCMVHFAAKSRRYAPGAVHSSEEAFSGLETTPTQEEKHGKFLTLQGGIFLAAFITLIGVLLMGATAFRAVSWSLLIVTAISLLDFLVRRIRGQDAVAETGVSDLLKGVNFLISPCERAAQSGVSLIAAAACVGIILGVVTLTGIGGKLPSVLLPLASTNLMLALFFLMISTIILGMGLPSSVCYLLMAILVGPVLLDLGVVPLAAHFFIFYFGMMSMVTPPVALAAYAASAIAGSGIMATGFAAFRFALVGFALPYAFVLRPALLWLSESGGTPDVWTVFVNFSLTLIGTVILATAIAGYIFNKLSVWARCVLFVSAFILFFAPTGMQFVWIHAIVVLASVAIFYFNSRQPSAVSSQ
- a CDS encoding sodium:solute symporter family protein, whose translation is MSLAVIFIYLVMVLVLGALSHKLFRNTGEDYFVASRTINWFILLMTLFGTNMTAFSILGASGEAYHRGIGVFALMASSSAIVVPCVFLFIGTRLWRLGKRFGYVTQVQYFRDRWESDGLGLLLFIVFVLLLIPYLLIGVMGGGGTLATLTDGQIPQWLGGLLICAVVLCYVTYSGMRGTAWVNTFQTLVFMTLGGITFFVITSRMGGFSNAISKVDMGLLMQAEHIKPLELLTYLCVPLCVGMFPHIFSHFLTARDVQTFRYAIILYPLCIAIVWIPSVLLGILGNVDVPGLQGAQANNVLIQMIHIHAPGVLAGFLGAGVFAAIMSSLDSQSLAIGSMFTHDIVGHYRQKAFSERQRVWVGRLFVSGVLCVTYLISLIATPSIFRLAVWSFTGFAGLFPIVVAALFWQWSTKHGVFAAIISVILLWLYFFLQNWQTPGYSVGGIGIMPAAILVAISSASLIIVSLLTKPPKLQTLEKFFDE